The following coding sequences are from one Nicotiana tabacum cultivar K326 chromosome 1, ASM71507v2, whole genome shotgun sequence window:
- the LOC142162446 gene encoding uncharacterized protein LOC142162446 produces MSYDIKVWRVIKKGNLPIPPKKDANGQVITSTDPLDLDDYTNEQVVIITVNAKAKNLLYNVTSGEEYEKICSCETAKEMWDKLEVTYEGTNKVKETRINLLVRDYELFQMKDGEYVEEIFSRFSKILGDLKLFGRPIKSDEQRRKKTVAFKATVAKLEIEDKEEGGEQDENIAMLSQVLTSMMRRNRNNRRGKSNFRKVRTSNEADKNDGRCYECGKFGHIQAECPELKKKLSKNMQKKKAFGAWSDEEECDHEEIANICFMALSDNEESGELGLIVDNNDEEDDLREPRSMSDARTIKEHHKKNRKGKWYLDNARFRHMTGDKQSFKSVTKLDGGIITFGDKSKENVIGVGKVPLRSTCDVDGVYLVDELGYNLLSISQLCDNDYEVRFKKHGWFIKDESDFSKDHICDACQLGKQTRSSFKVKNIVSTSKPLQLLHKDLFGPTRTASIGGPTRKRDTTSPPSEVTMEENLKEELLKISAMIKESLIISHHQYPLNKMEQ; encoded by the exons ATGTCATATGACATCAAGGTATGGCGTGTGATTAAAAAGGGAAACCTTCCTATTCCTCCCAAGAAGGATGCAAATGGTCAGGTCATCACATCCACTGATCCTCTAGATTTGGACGATTACACTAATGAACAAGTTGTTATTATCACTGTTAATGCAAAAGCAAAAAATCTACTGTACAATGTTACCAGTGGAGAAGAATATGAAAAGATATGTAGTTGTGAGACTGCAAAAGAAATGTGGGATAAACTGGAAGTCACTTACGAAGGAACCAACAAAGTGAAAGAGACAAGAATAAACCTATTGGTTCGGGACTATGAGTTATTTCAAATGAAGGATGGTGAATATGTAGAAGAAATATTTTCCAGGTTCAGCAAAATTCTTGGAGATCTCAAATTATTTGGAAGACCAATTAAAAGTGACGAACAG agaagaaaaaaaactgTTGCTTTCAAAGCAACTGTGGCTAAACTAGAAATTGAAGataaagaagaaggaggagaacaaGATGAAAACATTGCAATGCTCTCTCAAGTATTAACCAGCATGATGAGAAGAAACAGAAACAACAGAAGAGGTAAGTCCAACTTCAGGAAAGTAAGGACGAGCAATGAAGCTGATAAAAATGATGGAAGATGTTACGAATGTGGAAAGTTCGGTCATATTCAAGCTGAATGTCCGGAATTAAAGAAGAAGCTTAGCAAAAACATGCAAAAGAAGAAAGCTTTTGGAGCATGGAGTGATGAGGAAGAATGTGATCATGAGGAAATTGCTAACATATGCTTCATGGCTCTAAGTGACAATGAAGAATCAGGGGAACTTGGGCTAATTGTAGACAACAACGATGAAGAAGATGACTTAAGAGAACCTCGTTCAATGTCAGATGCAAGAACTATTAAG gaacaccacaagaagaatagaaaaggaaaatggtatctCGACAACGCGCGTTTCAGACATATGACGGGTGACAAACAATCGTTCAAATCAGTCACCAAGTTAGATGGAGGAATAATTACTTTTGGTGACAAATCCAAAGAAAATGTTATTGGTGTTGGAAAAGTTCCTTTAAGATCAACATGTGATGTAGATGGAGTCTACTTAGTTGATGAACTTGGCTATAACCTTCTCAGTATCAGTCAACTGTGCGACAATGATTATGAGGTTCGTTTTAAGAAACATGGCTGGTTTATAAAAGATGAATCAG atttttcaaaagatCATATTTGTGATGCATGTCAACTAGGAAAACAAACACGATCCTCTTTCAAAGTCAAAAATATTGTTTCTACCTCTAAACCTCTTCAATTGCTGCACAAGGATTTATTTGGTCCTACTAGAACTGCTAGTATAGGAG GTCCAACGAGAAAAAGGGATACTACATCTCCACCATCAGAAGTGACCATGGAAGAGAATTTGAAAGAAGAGCTTTTGAAAATTTCTGCAATGATCAAGGAATCTCTCATAATTTCTCATCACCAATAtcccctcaacaaaatggagcaGTAG
- the LOC107808890 gene encoding peroxidase 64-like, producing the protein MMTLTSSLIALVSVIILFSTSLQPAVIALSSDYYDQTCPMAESTITKVVNKAMLNDKTVPAALLRMQFHDCFVRGCDGSVLLNSTRNNKAEKDGPANISLHAFYVIDIAKKQIEDMCPGVVSCADIVALAARDAVALSGGPTWDVPKGRKDGRISKAIETRQLPAPTFNISQLKQSFSKRGLSLDDLVALSGGHTLGFSHCSSFQNRIHNFDNSHVVDPTLQASFATSLQNVCPMHNKVKNAGATMDSTTTLFDNAYYKLLMQGKSLFSSDESLLTSSRTKALVSKYANSQDEFFKAFANSMIKMSSISGGGQEVRLNCRFVN; encoded by the exons ATGATGACATTAACTAGCTCTCTTATTGCTCTAGTTTCTGTTATTATTCTCTTTTCAACTTCTCTCCAACCTGCTGTGATCGCACTTAGCTCCGATTACTATGACCAGACATGCCCCATGGCCGAATCAACCATCACTAAAGTTGTCAACAAAGCTATGTTGAATGATAAAACAGTTCCAGCCGCGCTTTTAAGGATGCAATTCCATGATTGTTTCGTCAGA GGTTGTGATGGTTCTGTGCTGTTGAATTCGACAAGAAACAACAAAGCAGAGAAAGATGGACCAGCTAATATTTCATTGCACGCGTTCTATGTAATTGACATTGCTAAGAAACAAATTGAGGATATGTGTCCTGGAGTTGTCTCTTGTGCTGATATTGTGGCTCTTGCTGCTAGAGATGCTGTTGCTCTT TCGGGAGGTCCTACTTGGGATGtgccaaaaggaagaaaagacggtAGAATCTCAAAGGCCATTGAAACGCGACAATTACCAGCTCCCACCTTTAACATTTCTCAACTGAAACAGAGTTTCTCTAAGAGAGGCCTTTCATTGGATGATTTGGTTGCACTTTCAG GAGGACACACTCTTGGATTCTCTCATTGTTCTTCCTTCCAAAACAGAATCCACAACTTCGACAATAGTCACGTTGTTGATCCAACATTACAAGCATCATTTGCAACCAGTTTGCAAAATGTTTGCCCCATGCACAACAAGGTCAAGAATGCAGGAGCTACAATGGATTCTACTACAACATTATTCGACAACGCCTACTACAAATTACTAATGCAGGGCAAAAGCCTTTTTTCTTCAGATGAATCTTTGCTCACTTCTTCAAGAACCAAAGCATTAGTTTCAAAGTATGCTAATTCCCAAGATGAGTTCTTTAAAGCATTTGCCAATTCAATGATCAAGATGAGTAGTATTAGTGGTGGTGGACAAGAGGTTAGGCTGAACTGTAGATTTGTTAATTAG